One genomic segment of Culturomica massiliensis includes these proteins:
- a CDS encoding aminopeptidase C has product MIKSFTLTLGVLVLFSLFPVSAQQSAPRSGYKFKEIKDIPVTSVKNQANTGTCWCFATISFLEAELLRQHNKTYDLSEMFVVRNAYFEKGMRYFRFQGTTNFSQGGQAHDVIDMISKYGIVPEQEYPGLQYGTTNHSHGEFVNGLSGYIQGINKSRGITTAWPNAFMAIIETYLGKAPETFTYEGKKYTPESFAKEIGIQPEDYIELTSYQAYPFYQQVELEIPDNWLHARYYNVPLDDLMAIMNNALKNGYTIAWDGDVSEKGFSHSNGLAILPTSQPENMSSSDRARFEKLPAADKSNLYSFVSPVPEIQVNDNNRQETFDKRETTDDHLMHLTGLLEDQNGTLYYKTKNSWGTDRNPFEGYLYMSEPYVRMKTTAILVHKNAIPQAIKEKLGIKN; this is encoded by the coding sequence ATGATAAAATCATTTACACTTACCTTGGGAGTACTTGTTTTATTCTCTTTATTTCCTGTTTCTGCTCAACAGTCAGCCCCCCGTTCCGGGTATAAATTTAAAGAGATTAAAGACATTCCCGTCACTTCCGTAAAAAACCAGGCGAATACCGGTACTTGTTGGTGTTTCGCTACAATCTCTTTTTTGGAAGCAGAATTACTACGGCAACACAATAAAACCTATGATCTGTCTGAAATGTTTGTCGTACGGAATGCTTACTTTGAAAAAGGGATGCGTTATTTCCGTTTTCAAGGAACCACGAATTTCAGTCAGGGCGGACAAGCACACGACGTTATCGATATGATAAGTAAATACGGTATCGTTCCGGAACAGGAATATCCAGGTCTTCAATACGGTACAACCAATCACTCACACGGGGAATTTGTGAATGGCCTAAGCGGATATATCCAGGGAATCAATAAAAGCCGGGGAATCACGACAGCCTGGCCCAATGCATTTATGGCAATCATTGAAACCTATCTGGGAAAAGCTCCGGAAACATTTACTTACGAAGGTAAAAAATACACACCGGAATCTTTTGCCAAAGAAATCGGTATTCAGCCGGAAGATTATATCGAACTGACCTCATACCAGGCTTATCCGTTTTATCAGCAAGTGGAACTGGAAATTCCGGATAACTGGTTACACGCCCGTTATTACAACGTTCCGCTTGACGATTTGATGGCGATTATGAATAATGCTTTGAAAAACGGGTATACTATTGCCTGGGACGGAGACGTCAGCGAAAAAGGATTCAGCCACAGCAATGGTCTGGCTATTCTACCGACCAGCCAGCCGGAAAATATGAGTAGCAGTGACCGGGCTCGTTTTGAAAAACTGCCGGCAGCAGATAAAAGCAATCTCTACTCATTTGTTTCTCCCGTACCTGAAATACAAGTAAATGACAATAACCGTCAGGAAACTTTTGACAAGCGCGAAACAACCGACGATCACCTGATGCACCTGACAGGTTTGCTGGAAGATCAGAACGGTACTCTTTATTATAAAACTAAAAATTCATGGGGGACAGACAGAAATCCGTTTGAAGGCTATCTTTATATGTCAGAACCCTACGTACGTATGAAAACAACCGCAATTCTGGTTCATAAAAATGCAATTCCTCAAGCTATAAAAGAAAAATTGGGAATCAAAAATTGA
- the rho gene encoding transcription termination factor Rho has protein sequence MYDILELNDKLLTELRQIAKDLNIKRIEAYKKQELIYKILDQQAVAAAEIRPVVAEINPGQPEDDRRKERKPRVRVVRSGAEKVGDSKGGVQKFAKREDNKREDKPLEENKRDNSSREENRKEEVKQDVRKEIVVQESEDGTKKNTGKASERKEFNRPKFQDRQKREKNVHIQHRDVLEKDLDFGVVEQEEDYTRDNYEYQPEVEEIPSVQPDQPVVAEDRYEEKRETGNPNGNTYSGSGKMKFDKRDKYYEFEGIICNSGVLEIMPDGYGFLRSSDYNYLNSPDDIYVSQSQIKLFGLQTGDTVEGTVRPPKEGEKYFPLIKVEKINGKSPEAVRDRIPFDHLTPLFPNEKFNITGNGRATISTRVVDMFAPIGKGQRGLIVAQPKTGKTVLLKEIANAIAANHPEVYLIILLIDERPEEVTDMARSVNAEVISSTFDEPAERHVKVANIVLEKAKRMVECGHDVVILLDSITRLARAYNTVSPASGKVLSGGVDANALHKPKRFFGAARNIEDGGSLTILATALTETGSKMDDVIFEEFKGTGNMELQLDRKLSNKRIYPAVDITASSTRREDLLLDAKVLNRIWILRNYLTDMNSIEAMEFVKDRLEKTKSNEEFLISMNDQ, from the coding sequence AATTAATCCGGGACAACCGGAGGACGATAGGCGGAAAGAACGTAAGCCCAGAGTACGTGTTGTGCGTTCCGGTGCAGAAAAAGTCGGTGACTCCAAAGGAGGTGTCCAAAAATTTGCAAAACGGGAAGACAATAAACGGGAAGATAAACCGCTTGAAGAGAATAAGCGGGACAATAGCAGCCGGGAAGAGAACCGGAAAGAGGAAGTAAAACAGGATGTCAGGAAGGAAATTGTGGTGCAGGAAAGTGAGGATGGTACTAAAAAAAATACCGGAAAAGCATCGGAGCGGAAAGAGTTTAACCGTCCTAAATTTCAGGACCGTCAGAAGCGGGAGAAAAATGTACATATTCAGCATCGGGATGTTTTAGAGAAAGATTTGGATTTTGGAGTCGTAGAGCAGGAGGAAGATTATACCAGGGATAATTACGAATATCAGCCGGAGGTAGAAGAAATACCGTCTGTACAGCCGGATCAGCCGGTTGTTGCAGAAGATCGGTATGAGGAGAAGAGAGAAACCGGTAATCCGAACGGAAATACTTATTCCGGAAGCGGAAAGATGAAATTTGACAAACGGGATAAATATTATGAATTTGAAGGAATTATCTGCAATTCAGGTGTTTTGGAAATTATGCCTGACGGATACGGTTTTTTGCGTTCTTCTGATTACAATTACCTGAATTCTCCGGATGATATTTATGTATCTCAAAGTCAGATTAAATTGTTCGGTTTGCAGACGGGAGATACAGTTGAAGGTACCGTTCGTCCTCCTAAGGAAGGTGAGAAGTATTTTCCGTTGATTAAAGTGGAAAAAATAAACGGTAAGTCTCCGGAAGCTGTACGTGACCGCATACCTTTCGATCATTTGACGCCTCTTTTCCCCAATGAGAAATTCAATATAACGGGTAATGGACGTGCGACTATTTCTACCCGCGTTGTAGATATGTTTGCACCCATCGGAAAAGGGCAGCGGGGGTTGATCGTTGCTCAGCCGAAAACCGGTAAGACGGTTTTGTTGAAGGAAATTGCAAATGCAATTGCTGCAAACCATCCTGAAGTATATTTGATTATTTTATTGATAGATGAACGGCCGGAAGAGGTGACAGATATGGCACGTAGTGTCAATGCTGAAGTGATTTCTTCTACTTTTGACGAACCGGCAGAACGGCACGTAAAGGTGGCTAATATTGTGCTGGAAAAGGCTAAACGTATGGTAGAATGCGGACATGACGTCGTTATTTTACTTGATTCGATTACCCGTTTAGCCCGTGCTTATAACACCGTTTCTCCGGCTTCCGGAAAAGTACTTTCGGGTGGTGTGGATGCCAATGCTTTACATAAACCGAAACGTTTCTTCGGAGCGGCCCGTAATATTGAAGACGGTGGTTCATTGACTATTTTGGCCACGGCACTTACGGAAACCGGTTCTAAAATGGATGATGTAATATTCGAAGAGTTCAAAGGAACGGGTAATATGGAATTACAACTCGATCGTAAATTGTCGAACAAGCGCATTTATCCGGCTGTGGATATTACTGCTTCCAGTACACGGCGTGAAGATTTATTGTTGGATGCCAAAGTGCTTAACCGGATTTGGATCTTGAGAAATTATCTGACGGATATGAATTCAATCGAAGCAATGGAATTTGTAAAAGATCGTTTGGAAAAAACCAAGTCTAACGAAGAATTTCTGATTTCAATGAATGACCAGTAA